The following are from one region of the Salicibibacter kimchii genome:
- a CDS encoding COX15/CtaA family protein, producing the protein MNKGLKIFGILTSIGMLIVLLQGSIVTKTDSGDGCGETWPLCFGEWVPSSPAIATIIEYSHRLVSGIVGLMVIILAIWAVKKLPHIRETKFWALMAVLFIIFQGFMGAAAVVFGHSNIVLALHFGISAISFATVILLTTLAFEDGTRRPAPRVKKGFRSYLFFVLAYAYLVIYSGAYVKHTGATYACEQFPHCGDVATFGFQAGVQMTHRISAIILVVMLFILFIQAFHYRFESKMLAGSGLSALVLILVQAAAGVAIVYFPDAYLAAALTHTLVITFVFTLLCYMAMLVTRNRAY; encoded by the coding sequence TTGAATAAAGGATTAAAGATTTTTGGGATCTTAACATCGATCGGAATGCTGATCGTATTATTGCAAGGTTCCATCGTAACGAAAACAGATTCTGGGGATGGTTGCGGGGAAACGTGGCCGCTTTGCTTCGGTGAATGGGTCCCCTCTTCCCCCGCGATCGCCACCATCATTGAATATAGCCACCGTCTCGTATCCGGAATTGTCGGCCTGATGGTCATCATTTTGGCGATTTGGGCCGTGAAAAAGCTACCCCATATACGGGAGACGAAGTTTTGGGCGTTGATGGCTGTTTTGTTTATTATTTTTCAAGGGTTCATGGGTGCGGCAGCCGTTGTCTTCGGCCATTCCAATATCGTGCTCGCGCTCCATTTTGGCATATCGGCAATTTCATTTGCCACGGTGATTCTGCTAACGACCCTCGCGTTCGAAGATGGCACACGAAGACCCGCTCCCCGTGTTAAAAAGGGGTTTCGCAGCTACCTGTTTTTCGTCCTTGCCTATGCGTACCTCGTCATCTATAGCGGGGCTTATGTAAAACATACCGGCGCCACCTACGCGTGCGAGCAGTTTCCCCATTGCGGAGATGTAGCAACCTTTGGCTTTCAAGCAGGCGTGCAAATGACGCACCGAATCTCAGCGATCATCCTCGTTGTGATGCTTTTCATCTTGTTTATCCAAGCGTTTCACTATCGTTTCGAAAGCAAAATGCTCGCGGGCAGCGGTTTAAGTGCCCTCGTGCTTATCCTTGTACAAGCGGCAGCCGGCGTGGCAATCGTGTACTTTCCGGACGCGTATTTAGCTGCAGCCCTCACCCATACGCTCGTCATTACATTCGTGTTCACTTTGCTTTGTTACATGGCGATGCTCGTGACAAGAAACCGGGCATATTAA
- the pyc gene encoding pyruvate carboxylase, translating into MKNIQKVLVANRGEIAIRIFRACTELHIRTVAVYSKEDTGGFHRYKADEAYQVGEGKKPIEAYLDIETIISVAKRTDVDAIHPGYGFLAENTHFAERCEEEGIIFIGPKSEHLHMFGDKIQARKTAIEAGLPVIPGSDGAVSGVEEVENFALEHGYPFIIKASLGGGGRGMRIVRSAEELRDSYDRARSEASSAFGSDEVYVEKLIENPKHIEVQVLGDHEGNTLHLYERDCSVQRRHQKVVEIAPSIALNEQLRDDICQAAIDLADSIHYLNAGTVEFLVGADGSFYFIEVNPRIQVEHTITEMVTGVDIVHAQLYIADGLPLHGSVIALPEQSEVRTHGYAIQSRVTTEDPENGFMPDTGKIMAYRSSGGFGVRLDAGDGFQGAVISPHYDSLLVKVSTWALSFDVASAKMLRNLQEFRIRGIKTNIAFLENVVQHEQFLNGKYNTSFIDDTPELFVFPRRKDRGTKMLTFIGETIVNGYPGLEQQKKPVFSTPRLPEVDEDAPMPSGSKQILDDRGADGLVKWLKDQERTLLTDTTFRDAHQSLLATRVRSHDLLKIAEPTARMLPDLFSTEMWGGATYDVAMRFLHEDPWERLLNLREKMPNVLFQMLLRGANAVGYKNYPDNVIEEFVNTSASAGIDVFRVFDSLNWLPGMTKAIEAIGNTGKLAEAAICYTGDILDPSREKYNLNYYKELAKTLEAEGAHILGIKDMAGLLKPEAAYQLVSELKATVDLPVHLHMHDTSGNGVFTYARAMDAGVDVVDTAISAMGGSTSQPSMESLYYAMKGTDKEPALDVAAASKLSNYWEDVRAYYQGFESGLTAPHPDIYEHEMPGGQYSNLQQQAKAVGLKGRWDDVKDMYARVNTLFGDIVKVTPSSKVVGDMALYMVNNDLTEEDIFEKGNSLDFPESVVEMFQGEIGQPPGGFPRELQQIILKNREAYTDRPGKHMAPVDFDALEKQLFEELDRQVTSHDLMNHTMYPKVYEEYEQFRNYFGDVSVLDTPTFFYGLRLGEEIEVEIEPGKTLIVKLISISRPSDAGDRIVYFELNGQPREVIIKDRNIESTVAEKTKADKKNPNHIAGTMPGTVLKVLVKEGEEVKKGDQLIITEAMKMETTVQAPRDGKIDTIHVDNGEAIDSGDLLVEIED; encoded by the coding sequence CTGAAAAATATTCAGAAAGTGCTCGTTGCCAATCGCGGCGAGATTGCCATTCGAATCTTCAGAGCTTGTACGGAACTTCATATTCGTACAGTGGCGGTTTATTCCAAGGAAGACACTGGAGGTTTTCACCGTTACAAGGCGGATGAAGCTTACCAGGTTGGGGAAGGAAAAAAACCGATTGAAGCTTATTTGGACATTGAAACTATTATTTCGGTTGCCAAACGTACAGACGTAGACGCTATCCATCCGGGATATGGTTTCCTGGCGGAAAACACTCATTTTGCCGAGCGTTGTGAAGAGGAAGGAATTATTTTTATCGGCCCGAAAAGCGAGCATTTACATATGTTCGGCGATAAAATACAGGCGCGCAAAACCGCGATTGAAGCAGGTCTCCCGGTTATTCCCGGCAGCGACGGCGCCGTATCGGGCGTCGAGGAAGTAGAAAACTTCGCCCTGGAACACGGCTACCCCTTTATTATTAAAGCGAGTCTCGGCGGGGGCGGACGCGGAATGAGGATTGTTCGCAGCGCAGAAGAGCTCAGAGATTCGTATGACCGCGCACGCTCGGAAGCGAGTTCTGCTTTCGGTAGCGATGAGGTCTATGTGGAGAAACTGATTGAAAACCCTAAGCATATTGAAGTACAGGTGCTCGGCGACCATGAAGGGAACACCTTGCATTTGTATGAAAGGGATTGCTCGGTGCAAAGGCGCCATCAAAAAGTCGTGGAAATCGCGCCAAGCATCGCGCTCAACGAACAGCTCCGAGATGATATTTGCCAGGCGGCCATTGACCTTGCCGATAGCATCCATTATTTGAATGCAGGAACGGTGGAGTTTCTCGTCGGCGCTGACGGGTCGTTTTACTTTATTGAAGTCAACCCGCGTATTCAAGTGGAGCATACGATCACGGAAATGGTGACAGGCGTTGACATCGTCCATGCACAGCTATACATCGCCGACGGGCTTCCCTTGCACGGATCCGTCATCGCATTGCCCGAGCAATCGGAGGTCCGTACCCATGGCTACGCGATCCAATCGCGTGTAACGACCGAGGATCCGGAAAATGGATTCATGCCGGACACGGGAAAAATCATGGCGTACCGCTCTAGCGGCGGGTTCGGTGTGCGGCTGGATGCAGGGGACGGTTTTCAGGGCGCGGTCATTAGCCCCCATTACGATTCTTTGCTTGTGAAAGTTTCGACGTGGGCGCTCTCCTTTGATGTGGCCTCGGCAAAAATGCTAAGAAACTTGCAGGAATTTCGCATTCGGGGTATTAAAACAAACATTGCATTTTTGGAAAACGTCGTGCAGCATGAGCAGTTTTTAAATGGGAAATACAATACGTCTTTTATAGATGATACCCCTGAGTTATTCGTGTTTCCGCGCCGAAAAGACCGGGGGACGAAAATGTTGACGTTCATCGGTGAGACGATTGTGAACGGGTACCCCGGGCTGGAACAGCAGAAAAAACCAGTGTTTTCCACGCCCCGTCTTCCTGAGGTAGATGAAGATGCACCGATGCCGTCCGGAAGCAAGCAAATTCTCGATGACCGGGGTGCCGACGGGCTTGTGAAATGGCTAAAAGACCAGGAACGCACGCTTTTAACCGACACCACGTTCAGAGATGCTCACCAATCGCTGTTGGCAACCCGTGTGCGCAGCCATGATTTGCTGAAAATTGCCGAACCGACGGCTCGCATGTTGCCTGATTTATTTTCAACGGAAATGTGGGGCGGAGCGACGTACGATGTGGCTATGCGCTTTTTGCACGAAGATCCGTGGGAACGTTTGCTTAACCTTAGGGAAAAGATGCCGAATGTATTGTTCCAGATGCTTTTGCGGGGAGCGAACGCGGTCGGCTATAAAAATTATCCCGACAATGTTATCGAAGAATTTGTTAACACGTCTGCCAGCGCAGGCATCGATGTTTTCCGTGTCTTCGATTCCCTCAATTGGTTACCAGGGATGACGAAAGCGATCGAAGCGATTGGAAATACCGGCAAACTCGCGGAAGCGGCGATCTGTTATACCGGTGATATTCTCGATCCAAGCCGCGAGAAATACAATTTGAATTATTATAAAGAACTTGCGAAAACACTGGAAGCAGAAGGGGCTCACATCCTCGGCATCAAGGACATGGCCGGATTACTGAAACCAGAAGCTGCCTATCAATTGGTGAGTGAGTTAAAAGCAACCGTCGATCTGCCCGTGCATCTGCATATGCACGATACGAGCGGAAATGGTGTCTTCACCTATGCAAGGGCGATGGACGCCGGCGTCGATGTCGTCGATACGGCGATTAGCGCGATGGGCGGATCCACGTCACAGCCGAGTATGGAAAGCCTGTATTACGCCATGAAAGGAACCGATAAGGAACCGGCATTGGACGTAGCGGCGGCTAGTAAACTAAGCAATTATTGGGAAGATGTACGCGCGTATTATCAAGGATTTGAAAGCGGTTTGACCGCGCCGCACCCGGATATCTACGAACATGAAATGCCGGGCGGGCAATACAGCAACTTGCAGCAGCAGGCAAAAGCGGTTGGTTTAAAGGGTCGTTGGGATGATGTAAAAGATATGTACGCGAGAGTCAATACCCTCTTCGGCGACATTGTGAAAGTGACTCCTTCTTCAAAAGTCGTCGGCGATATGGCGCTTTATATGGTAAATAATGACTTGACGGAAGAGGATATTTTTGAAAAAGGAAATTCCCTCGACTTTCCCGAATCGGTCGTGGAAATGTTTCAGGGGGAGATCGGGCAGCCACCCGGAGGCTTCCCGCGGGAACTACAACAGATCATTTTGAAAAATCGGGAAGCGTATACCGACCGCCCCGGTAAACATATGGCACCTGTTGATTTCGATGCGCTCGAAAAGCAATTGTTCGAGGAACTAGACCGGCAAGTGACCTCACACGACTTGATGAATCACACGATGTATCCAAAAGTTTACGAGGAGTATGAACAGTTTCGAAATTATTTTGGCGATGTCTCGGTTCTCGATACGCCGACATTTTTCTACGGCCTCCGGTTGGGCGAGGAGATCGAGGTAGAAATTGAACCGGGCAAAACGTTAATTGTGAAGCTCATTTCCATCTCCAGGCCATCGGACGCCGGCGATCGCATCGTCTATTTCGAACTGAACGGCCAGCCACGCGAAGTGATTATTAAAGACCGAAACATCGAAAGTACCGTGGCTGAGAAAACAAAAGCTGATAAGAAAAACCCGAATCACATTGCCGGTACGATGCCGGGAACCGTGTTAAAAGTGCTCGTAAAAGAAGGCGAAGAAGTGAAAAAAGGGGACCAGTTAATCATCACGGAAGCAATGAAAATGGAAACGACGGTACAAGCCCCTCGCGACGGTAAAATTGATACCATCCACGTCGATAACGGGGAAGCGATCGATAGCGGAGATTTGTTGGTCGAAATCGAGGATTAA
- a CDS encoding YlaN family protein gives MHVHMETVTDSREQAYAVLKADAEKIRQLIEVQMDNLTMPQCPLYEEVLDTQMFGLSREIDFAIRLNLIDEQAGKHIMNELERKLSALHERTVNQ, from the coding sequence ATGCATGTGCACATGGAGACCGTGACCGATAGCAGGGAACAGGCCTACGCTGTCTTGAAAGCAGATGCTGAGAAAATCAGGCAACTGATTGAAGTGCAAATGGACAATTTAACAATGCCGCAATGCCCGCTCTATGAAGAAGTACTGGACACCCAAATGTTTGGGCTTTCCCGTGAAATAGATTTCGCTATTCGCCTAAATTTGATCGATGAACAGGCCGGCAAACATATCATGAATGAACTCGAAAGAAAGTTATCCGCATTACATGAGCGAACGGTAAACCAATAA